A single Aspergillus puulaauensis MK2 DNA, chromosome 7, nearly complete sequence DNA region contains:
- a CDS encoding uncharacterized protein (COG:S;~EggNog:ENOG410PJVW;~InterPro:IPR000504,IPR012677,IPR035979;~PFAM:PF00076;~go_function: GO:0003676 - nucleic acid binding [Evidence IEA]), translating to MNNIRQVQALNKRELENAIPPEASWHADYRDTAYIYIGGLPFDLSEGDIVTIFSQYGEPVHINLVRDKETGKSRGFAFLKYEDQRSTDLAVDNLGGATVLGRMLRVDHTRYKKRDEEEDTNNVAKLMGDTVNTEADDDTDDERRRRKRRGQSEDREPPRRQLLKEEIELQELIHNHDEEDPMKEFLIEEKREEVARALEARKEKEKSSRRRDSSRERSSRHSRHHHHRRHRRDEDRSRSRERSSRDHKERSRRDRSHRDRSAERSRSPASRRERDRHDRRR from the exons ATGAATAATATCCGCCAAGTTCAGGCTCTGAACAAGCGCGAGCTAGAGAATGCTAT TCCTCCCGAAGCTTCCTGGCACGCCGACTACCGCGACACAGCTTACATCTATATCGGTGGTCTTCCTTTCGATCTCTCCGAGGGTGATATTGTGACTATATTCTCGCAGTATGGCGAACCAGTACACATAAACCTAGTGCGCGACAAAGAGACAGGAAAGAGCCGAGGCTTTGCATTTCTCAAGTATGAAGATCAGCGCAGTACGGATCTCGCCGTCGACAACCTTGGTGGAGCGACTGTCCTCGGCAGGATGCTACGGGTGGATCATACGAGATACAAGAAgcgtgatgaagaagaggatacGAACAACGTGGCCAAGTTAATGGGGGATACTGTTAACACAGAggccgacgacgacacgGATGAtgagagaaggaggcgaaAGAGGAGGGGCCAAAGTGAAGATAGGGAACCGCCTAGACGCCAACTGCTGAAAGAAGAGATTGAATTACAGGAGCTAATACATAAtcatgacgaggaggacccCATGAAGGAATTTCTCATTGAGGAGAAGCGGGAAGAAGTGGCTCGAGCACTGGAGgcaaggaaagaaaaggaaaagtcCTCGCGGCGGCGAGATTCCAGCCGAGAGAGATCAAGTCGCCATTCccgtcaccaccaccaccgtcgCCACAGACGTGATGAGGACCGCTCGCGGTCTAGGGAGAGGAGCAGCCGTGACCATAAAGAGCGATCTCGACGGGATAGGTCCCACAGGGACAGGTCTGCAGAGCGATCACGATCACCCGCATCCCGTCGGGAGCGGGATAGACATGATCGTCGTCGATAA
- the HSV2 gene encoding phosphatidylinositol-3,5-bisphosphate binding protein HSV2 (COG:U;~EggNog:ENOG410PHY0;~InterPro:IPR001680,IPR036322;~go_function: GO:0005515 - protein binding [Evidence IEA]) — translation MDTRQLIDESKGPHSRSVTFNTDNSCFSVGLDTGFCVLNANPCDLKVSRNFGAGIALAVMLGKSNYLALVGGGKRPKFPQNKLVIWDDAKQKAVITLEFSTSVLGVQLSKSRIVVALLNTIHTFAFSTPPKKLSVFETTDNPLGLACLGQKLLAFPGRSPGQVQIVEIETGNVSIIPAHSTPLRAMTMSPDGEVLATASEAGTLIRIFATSNCAKMTELRRGMDHAVVFSLAVSPSNNLLAMTSDKSTLHVFDLPHPRNGPYSQQQSSLDEERLNKKWGILGKIPLLPRMFSDVYSFATAHFEMGEEGPGSTYAPPLGSVLGRPMKGVIGWSDDNTILVASAGEDGRWEKFALCDGEEGKRYCIREGWKKFLGGGS, via the exons ATGGATACGCGACAGCTTATTGATGAATCTAAGGGCCCACACTCCCGATCGGTGACCTTCAATACCGATAACTCTTGCTTCTCTGTCGGCTTGGATACTGGGTTCTGCG TCCTCAACGCCAACCCATGCGATCTCAAGGTGTCTAGAA ATTTCGGTGCCGGTATAGCTCTCGCTGTCATGCTCGGTAAATCAAACtacctcgccctcgtcggcggcgggaaACGACCAAAGTTTCCGCAAAATAAG CTGGTTATCTGGGATGATGCGAAGCAGAAAGCCGTCATCACTCTGGAGTTCAGCACATCCGTCCTCGGCGTCCAGCTATCAAAGTCACGTATTGTCGTCGCCTTGCTCAATACCATTCATACATTCGCCTTCTCTACCCCGCCCAAGAAGCTCTCGGTTTTCGAGACAACAGATAACCCCTTGGGGCTGGCATGCTTAGGTCAGAAGCTGCTGGCCTTTCCAGGACGGTCCCCAGGACAGGTCCAAATTGTCGAAATTGAAACGGGGAATGTCAGCATCATACCTGCTCACAGTACCCCACTACGCGCCATGACTATGAGCCCTGATGGAGAAGTGCTTGCAACAGCGAGCGAAGCG GGCACTTTGATACGGATATTCGCGACGAGCAACTGTGCGAAAATGACCGAACTACGACGGGGCATGGATCACGCCGTTGTATTCTCACTTGCCGTCTCACCGTCAAATAACCTACTAGCCATGACATCTGACAAGTCTACCCTTCACGTCTTTGACCTTCCACATCCACGCAACGGCCCATACAGTCAGCAGCAATCATCATTAGACGAGGAGCGGTTGAATAAAAAGTGGGGAATCCTTGGAAAGATACCGCTACTCCCGAGGATGTTTTCTGATGTTTATTCATTCGCAACTGCGCATTTCGAaatgggagaagaaggcccTGGCTCAACATATGCACCACCTTTGGGCAGTGTATTAGGGCGACCTATGAAAGGTGTAATAGGCTGGTCCGATGACAATACCATACTTGTCGCGAGCGCCGGTGAAGACGGGAGGTGGGAGAAGTTCGCCCTCTGtgacggcgaagaggggAAGCGATACTGCATTAGAGAAGGCTGGAAGAAATTTCTGGGAGGCGGAAGCTGA
- the aspA gene encoding putative septin AspA (COG:D;~EggNog:ENOG410PGVE;~InterPro:IPR030379,IPR027417,IPR016491;~PFAM:PF00735,PF01926;~go_function: GO:0005525 - GTP binding [Evidence IEA]), translated as MSSAYNPIKLRRKKNVKKGIQFCLMVCGASGTGRTTFVNTLCGKQVLEGKDADDAANAHIEEGVRIKPVTVELELDDEGTRISLTIVDTPGFGDQIDNEASFGEIVGYLERQYDDILAEESRIKRNPRFRDNRVHVLLYFITPTGHGLRELDIELMKRLSPRVNVIPVIGKADSLTPAELAESKKLIMEDIEHYRIPVYNFPYDIEEDDEDTVEENAELRGLMPFAIVGSDDFVEIDSRKVRARQYPWGVVEVENPRHSDFLAIRSALLHSHLADLKEITHDFLYENYRTEKLSKSVDGAVTSGGDSSMNPEDLATQSVRLKEEQLRREEEKLREIELKVQREIAEKRQELLARESQLREIEARMAREASQEQSANGEQ; from the exons ATGTCGTCTGCGTATAACCCG ATCAAGCTCCGCCGGAAGAAGAATGTCAAGAAGGGTATTCAGTTCTGCCTGATGGTCTGCGGTGCCAGTGGAACCG GACGCACAACCTTTGTCAACACGCTTTGCGGGAAGCAGGTTCTGGAGGGCAAGGATGCGGATGACGCTGCCAATGCTCACATTGAGGAGGGCGTTCGCATCAAGCCGGTGACAGTTG AACTCGAATTGGACGACGAGGGCACTCGGATCTCCCTCACCATCGTTGATACCCCGGGTTTTGGTGACCAGATTGACAATGAAGCCAG CTTTGGTGAGATTGTGGGATACCTAGAACGCCAATACGACGATATTCTTGCCGAGGAATCACGAATTAAGCGAAACCCCCGCTTCAGGGATAACCGTGTCCACGTCCTCCTGTACTTCATCACACCAACCGGCCACGGGCTCCGTGAGTTGGATATTGAATTGATGAAGCGTCTCTCCCCGCGTGTCAACGTTATCCCCGTTATCGGAAAGGCCGACTCGCTCACCCCTGCGGAACTCGCCGAGTCGAAAAAGCTCATCATGGAAGATATTGAGCACTACCGCATTCCTGTTTACAACTTCCCTTATGATatcgaggaggacgacgaggacacCGTGGAGGAGAACGCCGAGCTCCGGGGACTGATGCCGTTTGCCATTGTTGGCTCGGATGACTTTGTGGAAATCGACAGCCGCAAAGTACGAGCTAGGCAGTACCCCTGGGGTGTTGTCGAGGTTGAGAACCCCCGACACTCAGACTTTTTGGCCATCCGAAGCGCTTTGCTCCACAGCCATCTTGCAGATCTGAAGGAGATTACCCACGACTTCCTATACGAAAACTACCGTACCGAGAAGCTTAGTAAGAGTGTTGACGGTGCTGTTAC GAGCGGTGGCGATTCATCGATGAACCCCGAAGACCTGGCAACTCAATCCGTCCGCCTGAAGGAAGAACAACTCCGccgcgaggaagagaagctgcgcgagatTGAGCTCAAGGTACAGCGTGAGATTGCTGAGAAACGTCAGGAACTGTTGGCTCGCGAGAGTCAACTGAGGGAGATCGAGGCGCGCATGGCCCGCGAGGCAAGCCAGGAGCAAAGCGCCAACGGCGAGCAGTAA
- a CDS encoding uncharacterized protein (TransMembrane:3 (o15-31i51-75o87-109i)) codes for MTATVSRWTDVEPGGALHSLAAFLAFFHVFLNSAEESFRCFTLEVKDSFFLIVDSCGWSTCINSTLTLFSLYLLLSMTPVSNLSSAARFPLLSFHIACSLVAYVLVLYYPVF; via the coding sequence ATGACTGCTACCGTGTCCCGGTGGACGGACGTGGAGCCTGGCGGTGCTCTCCACTCCCTCGCAGCTTTCCTTGCCTTCTTTCATGTCTTTCTTAATTCGGCCGAAGAATCTTTTCGTTGTTTCACGCTCGAGGTCAAAGATAGCTTCTTTTTAATCGTTGACAGCTGTGGCTGGAGCACCTGCATAAATTCCACCCTTAccctattttctttataccTGCTTTTATCCATGACACCTGTCTCCAATCTCAGCAGCGCAGCAAGATTCCCTCTTTTGTCCTTTCATATTGCGTGCTCTCTTGTTGCTTATGTCTTAGTCCTCTATTATCCTGTCTTCTAG
- a CDS encoding uncharacterized protein (SECRETED:SignalP(1-34)): protein MLSKTSTNTSYFLTIPPIILLVILLSLHPQQASASPAPRPGYGYTQGQGQGWGQPIASPIATLAPGYSGQTQGQAQGQGQWSEGQGYDQGGSSGVGGSSGLGDSSSLGGSSGLGGSSGLGGSSSSGYGSGSNDLTGANSWSLSLYSDAQCTSQPLSFSGTDSLSCSSTGGAAIAGQAFIAEVQGCTVVFFEGEGCFDGSRIGTFGGEDDEDDDGEDDGDDDDDDDDDDDDDDDDDDDDEGHGKKKRVVRRGGGSGQGSGTCALPKRDDEDDDDDDDKDDDEEEDDDDDDDDDHKGDDHGDYDNSNKNDKDKSNDHDDGKDEDDDDEDDDDKDDDNKGEHHKRQVRKKRGTGQENGNDDEGVVQIKAFAVVCGF, encoded by the coding sequence ATGCTGTCCAAAACTAGTACCAATACCTCTTATTTCCTCACCATCCCTCCTATCATCCTCCTTGTCAtccttctctccctccacccccagcagGCAAGTGCCTCTCCCGCCCCAAGACCAGGCTACGGCTACACACAAGGTCAGGGCCAGGGCTGGGGACAGCCAATCGCATCCCCCATCGCCACCCTCGCACCAGGCTACAGCGGCCAGACTCAGGGCCAGGCTCAGGGCCAGGGTCAATGGAGTGAAGGCCAAGGTTACGACCAAGGTGGCTCTTCCGGAGTAGGTGGCTCTTCCGGCCTAGGTGACTCTTCTAGTCTAGGCGGCTCCTCTGGTCTAGGCGGCTCCTCTGGTCTAGGCGGCTCCTCAAGTTCCGGCTACGGCTCTGGCTCCAACGACCTCACCGGAGCAAATAGCTGGAGTCTCTCGCTCTACAGCGACGCCCAATGCACCAGCCAGCCCCTCAGCTTCAGCGGCACCGACAGCCTGAGCTGCTCGAGCACCGGTGGAGCCGCGATCGCCGGCCAGGCGTTCATTGCGGAGGTTCAGGGCTGCACTGTTGTTTTCTTTGAGGGCGAGGGGTGCTTTGATGGGTCGAGGATTGGGACTTTTgggggtgaggatgatgaggatgacgacggtgaagacgatggcgatgacgatgatgacgatgacgatgatgacgatgacgatgacgatgacgatgatgatgatgagggacatgggaagaagaagagggttgtGAGAAGGGGCGGTGGTAGTGGCCAAGGTTCTGGGACCTGTGCTCTGCCTAAgagagatgatgaggacgatgacgatgacgatgacaaagacgacgacgaggaggaggatgatgatgatgatgatgatgatgaccaCAAGGGCGATGACCATGGGGATTATGATAACAGCAACAAGAATGACAAGGACAAGTCTAACGACCACGACGATGgtaaggatgaggatgacgatgatgaggatgacgatgataaggacgatgacaacaAGGGAGAACACCACAAGAGACAGGTCCGAAAGAAGCGAGGAACTGGGCAAGAGAATGGCAATGACGATGAGGGTGTCGTCCAGATCAAGGCGTTTGCAGTAGTGTGTGGCTTCTAG
- the mpkC gene encoding mitogen-activated protein kinase mpkC (COG:K;~EggNog:ENOG410PF8J;~InterPro:IPR000719,IPR008352,IPR011009,IPR008271;~PFAM:PF00069;~go_function: GO:0004672 - protein kinase activity [Evidence IEA];~go_function: GO:0004707 - MAP kinase activity [Evidence IEA];~go_function: GO:0005524 - ATP binding [Evidence IEA];~go_process: GO:0006468 - protein phosphorylation [Evidence IEA]): MSDIFISPLEDVYLVTELLPTDLHRLLSSRQLEGTFIQYFSYQILRGLKYIHSAGVIHRDLKPGNILINENCDLKICDFGLARLQEPQMTGYVSTRYYRAPEIMLSWQRYGHKVDLWSVGCIVAEMFLGRPLFPGTDHINQFYLITDLLGNPPDEVVDRITTTNTRRMVKSMAKKSPRSLKEVFPGAEDEAINFLENLLIFDPEQRISAERALKHPYVAQYHDPTDEPCAEKKFDWSFNDAELPTETWKIMIYSEVLDFFQETTNPSDQNQAFPSAEDPSQLQIPANILNDAELLPDLSTLVDTSKLGGMDFLVDGPPMDYA; this comes from the exons ATGAGCGACATATTCATATCGCCCCTGGAAGACGT ATACCTTGTAACAGAACTCCTGCCAACAGATCTGCACCGCCTGCTCAGCTCAAGACAACTCGAGGGGACTTTCATCCAGTACTTCTCATACCAAATACTG CGCGGGTTAAAATACATACACTCAGCAGGTGTGATTCATAGAGACCTCAAACCGGgtaatattcttataaacGAAAACTGCGACCTGAAAATCTGTGACTTCGGGCTGGCCCGTCTTCAGGAACCGCAGATGACGGGCTACGTGTCGACGAGGTACTACCGCGCACCGGAAATCATGTTGTCCTGGCAGCGATACGGACATAAGGTTGACCTGTGGAGCGTCGGTTGTATCGTTGCCGAGATGTTTCTGGGGAGGCCATTATTCCCGGGAACGGATCACATCAATCAGTTCTATTTGATTACGGACTTGTTAGGAAACCCTCCGGATGAGGTGGTTGATCGGATCACGACGACCAAT ACTCGTCGGATGGTAAAGTCCATGGCGAAAAAGAGTCCACGGTCGTTGAAAGAGGTTTTTCCcggagctgaagatgaag CAATAAACTTCCTTGAGAACCTCCTGATCTTCGACCCAGAGCAACGCATTTCTGCAGAACGGGCATTGAAACACCCATACGTGGCGCAATATCACGACCCAACGGATGAACCTTGTGCAGAGAAAAAGTTCGACTGGTCATTCAATGATGCTGAACTGCCCACGGAGACGTGGAAGATCATGAT ATACTCTGAAgtcctcgatttcttccaAGAGACCACAAACCCCAGCGATCAGAACCAGGCTTTCCCAAGCGCGGAAGATCCGTCACAGCTGCAAATACCGGCCAACATACTAAACGACGCAGaacttcttccagatctTTCTACATTGGTTGATACATCTAAGTTAGGTGGCATGGATTTTCTAGTCGACGGACCACCAATGGATTATGCTTAG
- a CDS encoding uncharacterized protein (COG:Q;~EggNog:ENOG410PFZM;~InterPro:IPR036866,IPR029229,IPR036527,IPR038536, IPR029228;~PFAM:PF14864;~go_function: GO:0046983 - protein dimerization activity [Evidence IEA]) has protein sequence MTRGDHRFAATLLAHAAAADPESLDSRARDLLATAYEKLGFGAENATWRNFYLTAAQELRTNKKAGMVAGGRTPLGEKLSVEQCFEILSVQLNSEQASEASFSIDLDVTDIAEKWRLILSNGVLTRRYLDSQAHLKDAQENSADLQLELTKAQLLELMRGNGVSDVRQSGRFEVLEQLVRLVQVEENSARGPSQI, from the coding sequence ATGACTCGAGGAGACCATCGCTTTGCTGCCACCCTCCTTGCCCATGCAGCCGCGGCAGATCCAGAAAGTCTCGACTCGCGAGCACGGGATCTCCTCGCAACAGCATATGAAAAGCTTGGCTTTGGTGCGGAAAACGCAACATGGCGCAATTTCTACCTCACAGCCGCACAAGAGCTCCGTACAAATAAGAAAGCCGGAATGGTGGCAGGCGGCCGTACACCGCTAGGCGAGAAGTTGAGCGTCGAGCAGTGCTTTGAGATCCTGTCTGTGCAGTTGAATAGCGAGCAGGCCTCGGAGGCCTCCTTCAGTATAGATCTGGATGTGACAGATATTGCGGAAAAGTGGAGGTTAATTCTCAGTAACGGGGTGCTCACCCGCCGGTATCTCGATAGTCAAGCACATTTGAAGGACGCACAAGAGAACAGCGCCGACCTGCAGCTGGAGCTCACCAAGGCCCAATTGCTGGAACTCATGCGGGGGAATGGCGTGTCGGATGTGCGGCAAAGTGGGAGGTTTGAGGtcctggagcagctggtCAGGCTGGTTCAGGTGGAGGAGAACTCAGCGAGAGGGCCCAGTCAGATTTAA
- a CDS encoding alkyl/aryl-sulfatase (COG:Q;~EggNog:ENOG410PFZM;~InterPro:IPR036866,IPR029228,IPR044097,IPR038536, IPR001279;~PFAM:PF00753;~go_function: GO:0018741 - alkyl sulfatase activity [Evidence IEA];~go_function: GO:0046983 - protein dimerization activity [Evidence IEA];~go_process: GO:0018909 - dodecyl sulfate metabolic process [Evidence IEA]), whose translation MAGPSFADRRDYEAAERGFIAALNPGIIKHASGREVWNPNAWDFMQGECPPSAHPHLWRQGQLNSKHGLYEVCPGIYQLRGYDLSNMTIVEGTEGIIVIDPLVSCECAAAGMELYQAHRGKGKRITGMIYSHSHGDHYMGAGGVIDADTDIPIIAPEGFMEAILSESILAGPAMRRRGAFMYGNALPRSPNGQIGTGLGMGSSVGTTSLIPPNLLIQTTGEEHVIDGVRIVFQMVPGTEAPAEINFHFPDFRAFCIPETATNCMHNIVTLRGAQVRDAKAWSGYLDEAIVLFGRHSDVVFGSHNWPTWGQSELLTRLEEQRDLYGYMHDQTVRMMNLGMTGTEIAEKMQLPPALELAWHCRGFYGSLSHNVKV comes from the coding sequence ATGGCCGGCCCTTCATTCGCGGATAGAAGAGACTACGAGGCCGCAGAGCGCGGCTTCATCGCAGCCCTAAACCCCGGGATCATCAAGCACGCCTCCGGCCGCGAGGTCTGGAACCCCAATGCATGGGACTTCATGCAAGGGGAATGTCCTCCCTCCGCGCATCCCCACCTCTGGCGGCAGGGCCAATTGAATTCCAAGCATGGGCTGTACGAGGTCTGCCCTGGGATCTACCAGCTTCGAGGCTACGATCTGTCCAATATGACGATTGTTGAGGGGACGGAGGGGATCATTGTTATTGACCCGCTGGTTTCATGCGAGTGcgcggctgctgggatggAGTTGTACCAGGCGCACCGtgggaaggggaagaggattACTGGGATGATTTACTCGCATTCGCATGGGGATCACTATATGGGTGCAGGTGGAGTTATTGACGCTGATACGGATATACCTATTATCGCACCGGAAGGGTTTATGGAAGCCATTCTGAGTGAGAGTATCCTGGCAGGgccggcgatgaggaggagaggggcTTTCATGTACGGGAATGCCCTGCCTCGAAGCCCGAATGGGCAGATTGGGACAGGACTCGGGATGGGGTCTAGTGTTGGGACGACGAGCCTTATTCCACCCAATCTTCTCATCCAGACAACGGGCGAGGAGCATGTCATTGATGGGGTGAGGATCGTCTTTCAGATGGTGCCAGGGACAGAAGCACCAGCAGAAATCAATTTCCACTTCCCGGATTTCCGGGCCTTCTGCATCCCTGAGACAGCGACAAATTGCATGCATAATATTGTTACACTGCGGGGAGCGCAGGTACGCGATGCAAAAGCATGGTCCGGGTATTTGGACGAGGCTATCGTTTTGTTCGGACGCCACTCGGATGTGGTCTTTGGCAGCCATAACTGGCCGACCTGGGGCCAGAGCGAGCTCTTGACGAGGCTAGAAGAGCAGCGTGATCTGTATGGGTACATGCATGACCAGACGGTGCGGATGATGAATCTGGGCATGACGGGCACAGAGATTGCAgagaagatgcagctgcCTCCTGCGCTTGAGCTTGCCTGGCACTGCCGGGGGTTCTATGGCTCTCTAAGCCATAATGTCAAGGTATGA